The genomic segment cgagctcctctcGAAACTCTTTGAGCTCAGCCtcgtacgccgcgcgcctctccgaCGCTTCCCGCTCCAACCCCGCGGCCTCCCTGTGCAACTGCTCCAGCCTCACGACGGCAGCCTCGTGCTCGCGCTTCTGCGCGTCGATTCGTATCGCCcactcgcgcgtctcgccctcGAAATCCGCCTCGGCTCTTTTTcgcatcgcctcggcgtcgcgcaggttCGACTCCTGCGCCCTGGCGAGTTGCCGGACGTGCTCCAACTTGTGCGAAATCTCGTGCTCCTCCCGGCCGTGCGCCTCAAGCGCGTCCTTGCACCGCCGgagcttctcctcctcgatgacgagcgcgccgcgaacttgctcgacggcgccgatcAAACTTTTTTGCTCCGAAGCGGcgcgatccgtcgccgcgctcgcctccctcgcgcgtcgcataACATCCTCCActttcgcctccgcctccacctccctCTGCGCCAGCTCCCCCAGTATCTCTCGCCTTCGTACCTCGAGCGTCTCGAGGTCCtgctcgatggcgtcgcgttccgcggcgagggcttCGAACGCGTTTTTCGCCTCTgcatcgcgtcgttcggcATCCATCGTCAtccgctcggcgagctcgagcttgtccgcgacggcatcctccgcctgcctcgcggcgtcctccgcggccatcgcggcggttTGGCGCGCCTCCAgttcggcctcggcgcgctcgacgtctcGCAAGCGCCGCTCCTTTTGTCGCAACTCGTCTGAACGCTCCTCCATTCGCAGCTCTCGCTGTCGGAGATTTTGtagcgccgacgcgacgcgcgccgcctcggcgtcagccttctccgcggcgatccgcgcgcgttcgttcTCGCTGCGGACCctcgcctcggacgcggcgatctccgcgtccatcgcggcgcgcgcggcggctcgttcCCTGCGAaggtcctcgagctccatcctcgcggcgatgagcgcttcgggggcgtcgccgctgctaaagcccggcgtcgaccgctGCACAGCTGGCATCgacgggacggcgacgacgtccgcgggggtggaatgcgggccgccgacgcggggctCGCTCGCCAAGAGCTTGGTGACGGAGCCCCGGATGGCGTTCATCACGTCGTCGttcatcctcctcgcgggtggGTACTCCTCGCGACTGTCGCGGATCTCGGAGTCCCCCCTCGACgaccggggcgcgggggagcgcTGGGGGGATAAAGGCGGGGACTTCGGGTGATCCCCGGGGTGCGGATGCGGTCTCCGGCTACCCTGGGGGGTGTGCGTGGCGAGTTGCTCGAGCTTAGCCCACTGCGTAGGGGATGCGGGGGAGGGAAGGTGAGGCGGGGGCGTTGTCATTTGGGCGGAATAAATTTCCCATCGCGATTATCCTCCGAGGGGCGagggccggggcgggcggatCGCTCACCTGATCGTCCAGATCCTCCAGCGCTCTGTTCGATCCCGGGGTGGTCGGGGCCatggcgcctccgcggcctgACCTCTCCAAGGCCTGTCTCTCTTCGCCGCCTGTGGGTCTGGTTTCCGGCACGCGACAATCAACGGCGAGAAAAGGTCCGACCGAGCAACAATGGTCGGTCGCAAATTTTTCTGTCGACCTTCGACCGTTTCCACCAGATAGGAGGCTCGGGTACGTTTCCAGGAGTGCTGGCACCGAAAAGACATCATCACATCCCCATCCCCGGGCtgatcgacgtcgcgcgcacgaaaccgtcgcgtcgctctcAACAAATCAACTCAATGTTGTGTATTTACCGGCTAAAAAATACCGAGACCGGGGCGTCGAGTGTGCCAACCCGAagcgttggcgacgacgactcgccgacgatgcgcgGCGACATCCCTAGCACTTACTCACTCGTCACGCGTCCCCTCAACCACCTCCTCACCCTCCTCACCGCTCTTAACCGCCAACTCTtcgcagctcgccgccctccgcgcgtccAGCTGCACCCTACCCAGCAGCCTGCCCTCCGTCCTGGCCCTATTCAGCTCCCGCTCGAAGctcgcgagctgcgccatGAACCCGTGgttgggcgacgccgccggcctTTTTCGCCCAATCGTCACGAGCGTCTCCTCGAGCGACAGCCCCTCGGTGGCCATGACGTAGGCGGCGCACACCGTCGCGCTGCGGCTCTTCCCCGCGAAGCAGTGCACCAGCACCCTGCCCCCGTCCAGCAAACACTTGGCGATGAACTTGAGGCACCGATCGAAGTGAACGCtgaggcgctcctcgggcACGTCCTTGACGTCGACGCACTCGTATATAAACGATTGGGGAAACTTGGGTTCAAAGccacccgcgacggtgaggaTGTGCGTGATGCCcaggcgctcgagcacctcgcggttgtgcgcggcgccgatggagcCGAGGAAGACGTCGGGGACAACCTCCGACGGCTCGCTGTCGGACTTGACCTTCTTGGCTGCGGGAGACGTTTCGGGGGGGGGGAAACGGAGGGTCAGTCAACTGTGCAAGAGGTTCTCAGGTTGTGGGCTCGAGGggcggacgggcgcgggcggggcgcggcgagggcggttaCGCTcgggcgagccgcgcgacggccgGGGATGGGATCGGATCGGATCGGCCGCGCGGGAACTCGATCGAAACGCGCGATGAGAGGATgtggcgcgcgccgtgcgacgggcgcggcgcgcgcgaaaaGCGTCCGCGCCCCATGTCGAGGCCGCGGGGTGCCAAGGAGCGCGTGATGAGGGAAAAAAAcggaggggcgcgggcgctcacCGGTCAGCAGGCACTTGACGAGGCTGAGGATCTTCCTGACCCGCTCGCCCTGTCCGGCGATCTCGTTGTGATCGCTCATctcccacgcgccgcgcttcCTGAGCAGCCGGAGCGTGTCGGGaagcgcctgcgcgaggtAGGTTGGCGAATACGACTCGCAGCCGCTGGGCGCGAGCCCAACCACCTCCGCCGAGGCCATCCAAGGAAAGGGCGGACCGCGGGGCGTgtcggcgcggtggttcccgccgcggccgcctcccgTCGCTCGAACTTTCGTTCGCGCGGAAGTGGAACCTTCCTCGACCGCGTTCGCGATCCCGCGctcgatccgcgcgcgtctcgaggcCGCGGAGTCTTCCCTCACGCGTCCCGAAGTTTACTCGGAAGATGTGCGCCGCTCCTTCACGACCGAAGCGGTTACctctcgcccgcggctcgcCGACCGCGACCTTGTCGAACgcgacctccgcgacgcaAACTTCGCGTCTCCCTTCCCGGAGACTCAAAaagcgacgatgacgtcgacgcttgcacccgcccgcgcccgacaaCTCTGCGCGAGATCTTCTATGTCTACTCGGAAGAAGCGGCCAGAGGCGTTTACTGTACAGGTTCGGCGAGTACAGGCTAAATGGCGGCTGGTTGATTGCCGGCCGGACCACGCGGCCTGGTTATAATTCGGGACCGATCGAGAGTGTTGCGCATAGAAAAATTGTCCCAACACCCTCCACAACATTTCACCCACTTTCCCGCCAAACTGGGACCCATTTTCCCAATTTTCAGTTGCGGGTTGTTATTATCGCAGCAAAGATTGGGCCAAACAGACGCGACCCACCTGCTGGCCCGTTCACGATGCGCGCAAACGACGATGAATTTCATCACAAACGGCGCGGAAGGGCAAAACCCACGTTCGACCGTCGTCAGTCCCAGTCCCAGTCCCAGTCCGCGTTCCTCCCCTCCCTCCGTCACGACAGCCTCACTCGGGTCAGCTCGAGGATCCtcccgcggtcgtcgaccACGTACTCCTCCCTGAATTTGATGCTCATGAGGAGCAGCTTGATCCGAAACTCCATGACCCACACCCCGGGCGCCTTGCGCTCGGGCTCCGTCGCCACCCACGTGTCCCGCCACTTCACGATGTCCCAGCTCTTCTTCGCGCTGCGCTTCATGCGAACCGTCATCTGCGCGATTGAGTGGTTCATCttgtccgtcgccgcgcgccggccgTTCCACGTCTTCCCGTCCATGGTCCTGTACACGATGTCCGGGTGAAGCATCTCCGCGATCTCCGCCTTATCCGCCCACTTGTCGTCGCACTCCAtcagcgcgcgctccatcgcgctcgacagcgcccgcggcgccgtcgggacCGGCTCGTCGAATGTCGGGTCCTCCGCCGtggggtcgacgtcgaaaTTTATCTCGCCCGTCTCCGGGTCTATCGGCCGCTGCGgcagcgccttgagcgcctcgaacCGCTCCGCCATGAGCTTCTCGTACAACTGTCGCtgcgggtccgccgcctcgagctcggcgattCTCTTGTCCACCTCCTTGACCATGGCGTTGTCTTCCCACGGGCCCCACCGGTTCGGAGGTGGTTTCACTAGGCGCGAGGCGTTTAGGAACCGTCCCAGCGGGTGTGCCTCCGCTTCCTCCTTGGTGAGCCTGTGGTCGGGGTGCACCGGGGGGATGGCGGGGTTGTTGACGTCCTTGGACGTGTACATGTGCcgcgggacgacgccccggcgaAGGGTGtagtcgtcgacgacgccctcgttcgacggcagcggcgacggcttggcgaacggcgccgccttggccgtcTTGGTCGGGTGGTAGAAAGCCTCGCCTCGGGTCTGGCGGACGTTcggccgcgcgagcgagtccGCGGAATCGCTCGGCGTGAGCTTGCgatcgacgggcgcgtcgacgacggcgccgtcgtcgacgcggggttGCGACGCGCACTGGCCCATGCGGGGTTGGGGtcggcgggggacgcggcTTCGTTGGttgggggcgcgcgcgcgtgtgacGCGACGGGGTCCCGGGACCGAGCCCGCCTCGCGGAACCACGAACGCTCCGTCGCCCGTTGGCCTCCCGCGCATCGAAAGCTTCCGTAAGTTCCGGTCCGCTCGCCTCGGGCGTGCCGACCGCTTCGACGTCTtcgggaggcgacggggcgcgttcggcggcgccgataCCACCCCGCTCGCGAGTTCGCAACAACTGAAAGACGAAAAATCCCATCGTTAAAAAATGTCAGTACGCCTGCGGCACCCTGAAACTCTGCGCCACCTCCCTCAGCAGCGGCCCCACCGTCTCCCACCGCCCCTCCACCGCTGACGCCTTGACCAGGTACAGGTACCCCTCGCTCTCCGTGGCCACCGCGTAGTTGACGCGCCTCACGGTGTCCAAGACGTCTCCCCTCGGGCCGACGCAAACCttggcgccccccgcgccctcctctaTGTTCGCCCTGCACACCTCCGTGAAGTACTCGTACGCAAAGTAGGGCTGCGTGGTGCCCTTGGCAGCCCCCGGTCcgtccgccaccgacgcgtcccccAAGGCAAAGTCCATCACGCCGCTTCGACCGttctccacgccgccgacgacgccgaagttttggttcgccgcgacggcgtcgcgctcggcggcggtgagcgccagGGCGACCCTTCGAGCGTTACTTCGAGCGTTACTCGACGCGTCCTCTCCTCCCTCCCTTGGGGCGTCGTCTCCCCCGTCTCCtccctcgggggcgtcgtccccccccgcggcggccgcttCGGCGAAGTCCCGGTGCAGCGCCATGGGCTCGCGCCTGACGGACACGGTGTCGATGTCCTTGAAGTtgcccacgagcgcgagggtctCGGACTTGCCGTTGTCCGTCCCCGGGCGATCGGTGGCGCGGACCCAGCCGGCGGGGTACCTGATGAAGAACCCAGCCTTGCCCACGAAGGGTGCGAGATCGACCggatcggcgcgcgcgttcggggcgGCGATCGTGCTCGGGAGGACGATCGTGGTGCTGGGGAGGAGCTTTCGGGCGGCgatggtcgcggcgcgcgcgagggcgtcgcgcctcccgatgccggcgacgtccgcgcgggatgaggccggcgcgggcttTCCGGGCATCCCGGTACGCTGAGCGGACGCGATCGGGGCCGCGCGGATCGGTCctgccgcggcgaggctcatGGTTCGGCTgtcgcgcgcccggcgggtgTGGCGAGTTCCACGGGAGAAATCTCACCTGACTTcacccgtcgtcgtgggACCTGACTCGCGCTGCGGGCTCTCAAGGTTTTCCCGCGCAACATCGACCACACCGCGAGGCGCCAAGACACTCCCGCGACCTCGCCGGCACGaaccgagcgcgcgcacgcaCCGAGAGCGTCGCACACATGCTCTCCGTCGCGTGATCGATGTTAACTGCGAGCACGTCGACTGCCAGGGCGGGCGCATTCACACAGCGTAGCGTAGCAGCGGGAGATCGCGCAACAGTaggcgccggggcgcgcgggggcatgtgggcgaggcgcgccgcgcgcgtcatggcggcgcgcgcgcgcgcgatccccgTCGTCTCGATTGGGGGTATCGCCCCGGGAGCCGTTCCGGCGGTCCGGGGcccgtggcgcgcggcgcgcggcgagatcgccgcggcgacgcgagggttcAACGGAGACGGCCCCAACGGAGGAGGCCGAACCGGAGACCAACGCGGCGCttccgacgcgcgcggcgcggggcggaggGACGTGGACCCCCAGGTGCAGTGGTTcggagccgcggacgcgcccacGCAGCgggcacccgccgcgaacgtcggcACGGGCGCCCcgaaccgcggcgggccgggcggcaccggcgcgcccAATCCCTTCGTCAGGAGGGACCGCGCGGCTGAGCGGGTCGCAAACGACGGAGACGCGACCCCGGGGCGGATCGGGGCAAACCCGCGGTCGCCCGTCCCGTCGGATCCGAACGAACCGGGCGCCGCCCAGTCGAACCCCGTCGCCACGCAGCGCCAGCAGAGGCAGCCcggggcgaacgcggcgacgccccggaggccggcgacgcccccgccgccgccgccggggatgaggtcgccgcctcccccgccgccgccttctccgcctccccctccgccgcctcctcctccaccccAAACGCGCACCCCGCCCACTCCGGACAGATCCCCGATCGCGTtgcgcgacgtcctcctcgagaaGGGCATCGTGCTCACGTCCTACACCCCCGGGCAGCACCGCATCGTGTGCCCCAGCTGCGGGGGCGGATCCACCGCGGAGCGATCGCTCGCGGtgcacgtcgacgacgacggcgccagcTGTCAGTGGATGTGCCAccgcgcgacgtgcgagtGGACCGGGggggcgtccaccgcggacgcgcgcccgtcgttcGGTACGAGGCCGGGCCGAAcgaacgtcgacggcgcgaacggcgaaaggtcgtccgcggtgttTGGCTCTGgatccggcgcgagcgtcgggacCGGGATgagccgacgacggggatcGGGAGCGGGGGGCGCGCCCAAGCTGCCCGCCCCCGAgtccctcg from the Micromonas commoda chromosome 8, complete sequence genome contains:
- a CDS encoding predicted protein, coding for AKKVKSDSEPSEVVPDVFLGSIGAAHNREVLERLGITHILTVAGGFEPKFPQSFIYECVDVKDVPEERLSVHFDRCLKFIAKCLLDGGRVLVHCFAGKSRSATVCAAYVMATEGLSLEETLVTIGRKRPAASPNHGFMAQLASFERELNRARTEGRLLGRVQLDARRAASCEELAVKSGEEGEEVVEGTRDE
- a CDS encoding predicted protein; amino-acid sequence: MSLAAAGPIRAAPIASAQRTGMPGKPAPASSRADVAGIGRRDALARAATIAARKLLPSTTIVLPSTIAAPNARADPVDLAPFVGKAGFFIRYPAGWVRATDRPGTDNGKSETLALVGNFKDIDTVSVRREPMALHRDFAEAAAAGGDDAPEGGDGGDDAPREGGEDASSNARSNARRVALALTAAERDAVAANQNFGVVGGVENGRSGVMDFALGDASVADGPGAAKGTTQPYFAYEYFTEVCRANIEEGAGGAKVCVGPRGDVLDTVRRVNYAVATESEGYLYLVKASAVEGRWETVGPLLREVAQSFRVPQAY
- a CDS encoding predicted protein — encoded protein: MGQCASQPRVDDGAVVDAPVDRKLTPSDSADSLARPNVRQTRGEAFYHPTKTAKAAPFAKPSPLPSNEGVVDDYTLRRGVVPRHMYTSKDVNNPAIPPVHPDHRLTKEEAEAHPLGRFLNASRLVKPPPNRWGPWEDNAMVKEVDKRIAELEAADPQRQLYEKLMAERFEALKALPQRPIDPETGEINFDVDPTAEDPTFDEPVPTAPRALSSAMERALMECDDKWADKAEIAEMLHPDIVYRTMDGKTWNGRRAATDKMNHSIAQMTVRMKRSAKKSWDIVKWRDTWVATEPERKAPGVWVMEFRIKLLLMSIKFREEYVVDDRGRILELTRVRLS